One Plasmodium cynomolgi strain B DNA, scaffold: 0193, whole genome shotgun sequence genomic region harbors:
- a CDS encoding CYIR protein (putative;~vir-type antigen) — MNGYVFMLFQPNMPNLTFEYLFLLKCGNGLFKTFIETLFKDFPAQQQYKKFEESYSCYYRNYCNDLNIPDNSKKRELVDLCNKIACRYANLPNIVRSERKYSDRCSYFLNWAQDVIKKHFKVDSASNYYYHFIFKLIDVARYISWDDLRAPPCPRLFDSDFSHWEVEKDIHDYFKNIETLKSKIDTDAVNRNSYLEYLTYIKDLYERNYVECCDPYDVSYSNCPNYFICNPNFHPNELIAKIKPDTEIRRVIVDGERGNPQLLCTVQALSATWTYNQNVNVEQEDSPI, encoded by the exons ATGAATGGGTACGTCTTTATGCTTTTTCAACCTAACATGCCCAACTTAACatttgaatatttatttctcttaAAGTGCGGAAATGGACTATTTAAGACATTTATT GAGACTCTTTTTAAAGATTTTCCCGCCCAACagcaatataaaaaatttgaagaaagcTATAGTTGTTATTATAGGAACTATTGTAACGATTTAAACATTCCCGATAacagtaaaaaaagagaacttGTAGATCTTTGTAATAAGATAGCATGCAGATATGCAAATTTACCTAATATTGTTAGATCggaaagaaaatattccGATCGCTGTTCATATTTCCTTAATTGGGCACAagatgtaattaaaaaacattttaaagtCGATTCAGCCAGTAACTATTACTaccatttcatttttaaacttaTCGATGTAGCTCGTTATATAAGTTGGGATGATTTAAGAGCCCCTCCTTGTCCACGTTTATTTGATAGTGATTTCAGTCATTGGGAAGTTGAAAAAGACAtacatgattattttaaaaacatagaaaccttaaaaagcaaaattgatACTGATGCTGTTAATCGCAATTCCTACCTAGAATATTTAACTTATATTAAAGATTTGTATGAAAGAAACTACGTCGAATGTTGCGATCCGTATGATGTTTCATATAGTAATTGTcccaattattttatatgtaatcCAAATTTCCATCCGAATGAATTGATAGCTAAAATAAAGCCCGATACTGAAATTAGAAGAGTTATAGTTGATGGAGAGAGAGGTAATCCCCAATTATTATGTACTGTCCAAGCTTTAAGTGCAACTTGGACGTATAATCAGAAC GTAAACGTGGAGCAAGAAGACTCTCCGATTTAA